The Culex quinquefasciatus strain JHB chromosome 2, VPISU_Cqui_1.0_pri_paternal, whole genome shotgun sequence genome contains the following window.
CGACATGGACTACCTGTGCAGTAACACGTTCCAGGGGTTCCAAGTGCTCCTACACACCCCACACGAGTACCCCCAACTCAGCCAGCGACACTTCCGAGTCCCGCTGAACCAACAGGTCGTGGTCTCGGTCACTCCGGACATCGTTACAACCTCGGAAGACGTCAAAGCGTACCAACCGCACCGCCGCCAGTGCTACTTTGACAACGAGCGCTACCTGCGCTTCTTTCGAATCTACAGCCAGAAGAACTGCGAGCTCGAGTGCCTCACCAACTACACCCTGGAGCAGTGCGGTTGCGTCAAATTTTCAATGCCACGGCCGGCGGACGCGAGGATCTGCGGGCTGAGCAAGATCCGGTGCTACAAGCGAGCCGCCGTGGACATCTTGCTGTCGAACGCGAAGATGATCGTCAACAAGAGTAAGATATCGAAGGACAAGTGCGACTGCCTGCCGGCTTGCTCGACGCTACGCTATCACAGTGAGCTGTCCCAGTCGGATTTTCAGTGGACCAAGATGATCCCGGTGGCGAAGGCGTACCGGACCGAGCTGCAGGGGTGAGTTGTGGGGAGTTGTTTTCGGGGGAGAGGGTATTCAAAATCGTTTTGTTTGCAGGGTTCAACTAGCCAATTTGGTGGTGTTGTTTAGAGATGCTGGATTCATTCCGGTTGTGCGACGTGAACTCTACGGATCAACGGATCTGCTTGCAAACTGTGGAGGATTGCTGGGACTGTTCATGGGGATCAGCATTCTTAGTTTGGTTGAGATTTTGTACTACTGTTCGATCAAACCATTGGTCATCTGGTGGAAAGGGATGAACTTGACCCCGGTCAAACAGATAACTCCCATTGCGGAGTACAAGAATCCCTTCGCGAGCAAGATTCTCCACGCAGGGTACAAATCCGATGTCGTAGGAAAGTTCTACTTGAAGTGAGCTATATCATTTGATGTTTGCTTTGCATTCAAATCCCAACAGAGCTAATGTCAACGTAACCTAACCCTCTATCACGTGTGTTTGATTTGGAGAGATTTCTCGCGTGTCAATAAATGGCGTGTTGTCGTGTTAACCCGTAACCCGTGCATGCATTTTTCATCACTTGCCAATTGCCCTCGTGCGCGATGAGACGTGTTAAATAGGACACTCTCGAAGCGGCTAATCGGGAAAGGTCGGATATCATGTACGGTGAAAAGTCAAGTGATTGGTGGAACCGCTGCAAGCTGCTGGTGAGGGAGTTTTGCCGTGAAAGTTCAATCCACGGATGCAAGTACATCGTTGGGGCCAACAGGGCTTTGATAGAGAAGTAAGCGTTTAAATTACAAACTAGATTTGCAGTTCAAATCATTCTTCTTGCAGAACTTGGTGGCTCATCGTGTCCGGAATATCACTCTATGGTTGCGGTAGTCTCATCCACAACGTGTACGAAAAGTGGCAATCTGACCCGGTGATCGTCAGCTTTGCCTCCAAGCAGGTTCCAATCTTCAAGATACCGTTTCCTTCGGTGACGATCTGTCCGGAGAACAAGGTCAAGATGACACACATCAACATTTCTCAGTCGTACTACGATGCAATCGAAGGGAATCTTACGGAGCGATCGGATCCTGAGCGGTGAGTTTAGTCTTCATCAAGTTCTACACAAGTAATGTTATTGTCTGATCCAGCTTCAGGAAGCTGCTCGCCATGCTGCAGGTGTGTGACTTTATGATGTACGAGATCATCAAGAACGAAACGTACGACGACGAATGCATCAAGTGGCTGCAGCGTATGAAGACACCTCTGGATGAGATATTCATCACATGCCAGTGGCGCAGCGAGGACGTCAACTGCACGGAAAAGTTTCGACCTACGTTGACCGCTAAAGGCATGTGTTACACGTTCAACTCGCTCTCCGCTGAAGATATGCTGCGCACATCGGAGCTCAACTCCGAGTACCAGTATCTGGCGGAGACCCGGAGaatcacaaactggaccttggATCGTGGTTATTCGCTCGGATCAACGCAAGGTGTCTACCCTCAACGGGTGCTCGGAGCAGGAGTTGGTGGGGGACTGCACGTTCTGATCAAAGCGAACATCAGCGATATGGATTACCAGTGTAGCAATACCTTCCAGGGATTCCGTGTGATGCTGCACACTCCGATCGAGTATCCTGAGCTAAACCTGCGCAGTTTCCGCGTTCCACTGGACCAAGAAGTGGTGGTTTCGGTTATTCCGGAGGTCGTTGAAACATCTGCCGAAGTCAAGGACTATTCACCCGAAGGTCGTCAGTGTTACTATGCGAACGAGCGACACCTGCGATTCTTCCGGGTGTACAGTCTGGAAAACTGCCAGATGGAATGTCTCACAAACTACACCATTGAACGTTGTGGCTGTGTAAAGTACTCAATGCCGCGACCCCCGGATGTACGTATCTGCGGTCTGACCAAGGTTAAATGTTACCAAAGAGCCGTTGTGGAGATGCTCAAGTCCAAGGCTAACATGGTAAAATTTGAGAATCCTCGCTTCAAGGACTCGTGCAATTGTCTGGCATCGTGTACCACGATCCAGTACAACGTCGAGCTATCTCAGTCCAACTTCAACTGGCACAAACTGCTTCCGGCTACCAAACGTTTCTTGCAGGGTGTCGAAGGAACCCAAGTATCAAGCCTATTGGTCATGTTCAGGACGGAAGGATTCATTCCGGTGGTTCGAAGGGAGCTTTACGGAACGACCGATCTTCTGGCGAACGCTGGAGGTCTGCTGGGACTGTTCATGGGTATTAGCATCCTAAGTCTGGTGGAGATTCTGTACTATTGCTCGATCAAACCGTTGGTGCTGTGGTGGAAGGAATTGAACAAAGTTGTAACCGTCAAGCAGGTCACTCCGATTGTAGGAGGAGCCAAACCTAGCGTTGTTAGAATGTTTTATATGAAGTGAATCCCTGAAGGTGTAAGTCAGTTTGGAGTGTTTATTTTAATCCAAATCCCACTTGATCAAAAGTCAACAAAGCTCTACTCACTTAAAACTGTTTGATTTAAACAGATTTCTTGCGTGTTATCATCCAATAAAGAACTGTTGAGTTGTCGTGCTAACCACCATCTTCATGCATTTTTAATCCTTTGACAATCATCCTGGATGCACTCGTTTATTGAGCGCGATGAGATGTGTAAATAGGTCGCACTATATATTTAATAGCAAAGGGTGCAACTTGTTAGTCACCACCATGTACGGTGACAAGTCAAGTGTTCGTTCTGCAGCGAAGCCACGCGATTGGTGGACCTATATCAAACTTTTGCTGAAGGAGTTTTGTCGTGAGAGTTCAATACATGGCTTTAAATACATCGTTGGATCCAACAGGGCCCTCATAGAGAAGTTTGTCAATCAAATTGATTACAGGCCGACCTTCAGCTCAAATCTTTCTTCTCGTAGAACATGGTGGCTCGTCGTATCCTGTCTGTCCCTGTACGGTTGTGGAAATCTCATCCACAACATCTTCAACAAGTGGCAGCTCGATCCGGTGATTGTCAGCTTCGCCACCAAGCAGGTGCCGATTTACAAGATTCCGTTCCCATCGGTGACGATCTGTCCGGAGATCAAGGTCAAGATGTCGCAGCTTAACTTTACTCAAGCGTACTACGATGCGATCGCGGGTAGCCTAACGGAGCAGTCCGATCCGGAGCGGTGAGTTGGTATGGGCCGGTTTTGAACTCTCGAATAAATAACTTGTATCCTTTTAGTATAGGGAAGTTGCTGGCAATGATGCAGGTTTGCGACTTTAGCATGTATGACGTTTTTACCAACGAAACGTACGACGACGATTGCATCAAGATGTTGAAACTGATGAAACTTCAGCAAGAGGAGATATTCGTCGTGTGTCAGTGGCGTGGTGAGGCAGTTAATTGCACGGAGAAGTTTCGACCGACGTTGACCGCTAAGGGGATCTGCTACACCTTCAACTCGCTCTCAGCGGAAGATATGATGCGCACGGAACAGCTCAATACCGAGTACCGATACGTGACGGAGACCCGTAACATCTTGAACTGGAGCCTGGACCGGGGGTATACTCCCGAATCGACGCGAGGTGTCTATCCTCAGCGAGTCCTGGGAGCGGGAATCGGTGGAGGCTTGAACGTCTTGATCAAAGCGAACGTCAGCGATATGGACAACCTTTGCAGCAATACCTTCCAGGGTTCCGGGTGATGCTGCACATGCCGGTCGAGTATCCGGAGCTAAACTTGCGCAGCTTCCGCATGCCGCTGGATCAAGAAGTGGTGGTTTCGGTGATTCCAGAAGTTGTCAAGACTTCACCCGAAGTGAAGAGCTACACTCCGGAACGTCGGCAGTGTTACTATTCAAACGAGCGATATCTGCGATTCTTTCGGATGTACAGTCTGGAGAACTGCCAGATGGAATGTCTCACAAATTACACAATTCAACGCTGTGGTTGCGTTAAGTACTCGATGCCACGACCTCCGGATGTTAGAATCTGTGGTCTGACCAAGGTTAAATGCTACAAAAGAGCTGCAACGGAAATGCTCATGTCCAGAGCGAAAATGATCAAGCTGGAGAAACCTCACTACAAGGACTCGTGCGATTGCCTAGCCTCGTGTACTACAGTGCGCTATCACATCGAGCTGTCGCAGTCGAATTTCAACTGGAAACAGCTGCTTCCGGTTGCCAAAGAGTTTGGAAAATCACTGGATGGGGTACAGATTTCCAGCCTGGTGATCATGTTCAGGACGGAAGGATTCATTCCGGTGGTCCGAAGGAGCTGTACGGAACTACTGATCTGTTGGCGAATGCTGGGGGGTTGTTGGGACTGTTCATGGGAATTAGCATTCTTAGTTTGGTtgagattttgtacttttgctCAATCAAACCCTTGCTTATGTGGTGGAGAGGTGATATCGGGGTTAAGCAAGTGTGTTCCGTAATATCCTACAACAATCAAGAAGGATTCACCGAACGGGAAAAGTTCGCATCGTACAACATGGACAAGTTTTATGTACAGTAAGGGTCGATGTTGTGCAGCAATAATTAAATGTTTGTGATGCACTTAATTAGACTATCATTTGCACTCATCCTTAAAGCAGTAGCGTGACTGCTGGTCCTAAACATGGTATCATGCATAAATCATAAAGCTTCAAGAGGTTATAAAAGGCATCTTGGACTCATCAACGCCAATTACCACCTCGATACCCCAGCGATCATGTACGTATCCCGTGCGACCAAATTCGAACCCAAGCTCACCCCCGCCGAAAAGGGTCGCAACTACCTGCACGAATCCAAACAGCTCGCCGAGGAGTTCTGCAACAACACCTCGATCCATGGGGTAAAGTACTTTGTCGGATCCAACCGGGCGCTCATCGAGAAGGTCTGGTGGATCATCGTGTTCCTGCTCTGCTTGTATGGTTGTGGAACGCTCATCCAAACCGTATACATCAAGTGGGATCGCGAGCCGGTCATTGTGACATTTGCCCAGAAACCGACCCCGGTGTTCCAAATCCCATTCCCAGCGGTAACGATCTGCCCGGAGACCAAGGTCAAGGCTCGCGAGTTCAACTTTACCCGGGCGTACCACCTCAGCATGCATCCGCTGTTCCGGAAGACACTTAGCGATGATGAGTGAGTTCCTTTCTGGGTGTTCTACGATCAGCTACTAGTTTATCGTTGCAGGTTAGAGAAATTGCTGGCGATGTTGCAGGTCTGCGAGTTCGCTTTTGTGGAGCAGTTCCCAAACCAAACGTACGATGACAATTGCGTAAAGCTGCTCAAGTCGATGGCGATTCCTCAGCACGAGATGTTCTTGGCTTGCAACTGGCGCGCGGAGAGCTTCAACTGCTCGTCGGAGTTTACGCTGACGCTGACTGATGTGGGCTTCTGCTACACGTTCAACTCGTTGTCCGGTGAGGATATGCTGAGGAAGGATCAGCTTCACGCGGACTTTCGATATCTGGAGGAGGCGCGATCGTCTAGCAGTTGGTCGTTGCACGATGGGTATCTACCTGGGACAGAAATCGATACGTATCCACGACGGGTTCTTGGAGCCGGCATCAAAGCTGGAGTGTCCGCTTTGTTGAAGGCCAACGATAGCGACTTGGACTACCTTTGCGGAGTATCATCTTGAGTTATGTTCTAATCTCATTAAACTCAACATAACTCTTATTCCAGAACTCATTCCAGGGATTCAAGGTGCTGCTGCACATGCCCAACGAGTATCCGCTTCTCCTTAACCAGCACTTTAGAGTTCCCCTCAACCAGGAGGTGGCCGTCTCGGTTACCCCACGCATGATCGAAACGTCTGAATCGATCGACTCGTACAAACCGTCCCGGCGCCAGTGCTTCTTCAACCACGAGCGGTACCTCAAGTTCTTCCGCACGTACTCGCAGACCAACTGCGAGCTGGAATGTCTGGCGAACTTTACCCTGGAGCGCTGTGGATGCGTCAAGTTTTCGATGCCACGGGTCTCGGGAGTGCACATCTGCGGCATCGGCAAGGAGGTCTGCTACGAGCAGGCGACGATTGAGTTGCTCGAGATGGAGGTAAAGTATCGGGAGAATCCGGACGTGCCGTACCAGGACGACTGCAACTGTCTGCCATCATGCACCTCGGTGCAGTACAACACCGAGATATCGCAGGCCTCGTTTGAGTGGAAGAAGCTGCTGCCGGTTGTGAGGTCGTTCGGGGATGAAGTCAAAGGGTTAGTGATTTAAGGTCGATGTTAAAGGTACTGATAGATCTTTTCTTTTCAGAGTCCAGCTGTCCCATCTGATCGTGTTCTTCAAGGACGCACAGTTTATTCCGGTTATGCGGAGCGAGTTGTTTGGATTGACGGATTTCCTGGCGAATTGTGGAGGGTTGTTGGGACTTTTCATGGGAGTCAGCATCCTGAGCTTGGTGGAGATATTCTATTACTGTGTCATCAAACCGCTGATCATGTGGAGTAAATCACAGAAGAATAAAGGCAACTCTGTGCAGGTTCTGATGGTTGATGGGCAGAAACCGGTTATCAAGGATCAGATCAACATTTGGCAGCCGGATGGCAGGATTTCAACGAAGTATTAGGATAGTGTGTTCTAGTTGCATTTATGATCAACAGCACATTTAAACCACAGCATTATTGTAAACACCTTAAACACGTtgagaaatttattgaaaataaagtgTGATGCACAaaccatttgaaatatttgtttaaaatatacTTTCAATTCGTACCATTTTACCTCGATCGACGCCAATTCCACCACAAAACGAACGGCTTGAGCGTACAGTAGTACAGAATCTCAGCAAAGCTGAGCAGACTTACACCCAGAAACAACCCTAGAAGACCTCCGCAGTTTGCCAAAAACTCCGTATCGCCGTACAGTTCGCTTCGCTTGATCGCTATGAATTCCGGTTCTTTGAAGTACACGATCAAGTAGGAGAGGTGGATTCTGCAAAATTTAATGACATTATTGAGGCTAAGATTACCAAAATCACGAACCTCTCCATACGATCCAGTTCGAACTGCTTCATGTGATGCCAGTCAAAGTCCGCTTGCGATATCTCCGCGTCGTACTGCAGTGTGCTGCAAGCCGGCATACATTGGCAGCCATCTTTGAACGTCAACCGATCGCCGTAGATGTCCATCCGGAGCAGGCTGTACTCGGCCATCTGGTAGCACCGCATAGCGCCTACCCCACAGACGGGCACCAGACGAGCTCGTGGCATCGAGAACCGGGTACAGCCACAAAGCTTCACCgtgtagttgctgagacattCCAGCTCGCAGTTTGCTTGGCTGTACACACTGAAGAATCGTAGCTTTCGTTCTTCTTGGAAGAAGCAATTTCGGCGCTTCGGGTTGTAGTGACGGATGCTGTCGGTGGTCAGGGCCAGGTGCGGGATCACCTCGACCGACACCTCCTGATCCAGCGGTACTTGAATGTAGTTCGACAGGGAAGGGTAGTCAGTGGGGGTGTGGAGTTGAATCTTGTAGCCTTGAATACAACTCTAAGGATTGAAGTAGAATGAGATTTATGGATGACGGATCTTACGAGACACCTACCCCACAGAGGTAGTCCAGGTCATTCTGATTAGTTTGTAGAACTACAACCAAGCTGGTTTTCTTTCCAGAAGTTGAAGCTCTCCGAGGAGGGTTGTCTAAACCACCATCGATTAAGAAATCAGGATGAACTTCACCGACTCGTAGCAGGTGGGACAGCGCTAGTGAATTGAAAGTGTAACAGATGCCTTGGTCGGTAACAGTGGTGTGAAACTCCTGGCTACAGTTTAGCGGTTGTCGTCCCCATGAACACTGCTTAAGAAGAGACGGCTTGGGAACAGCTAGATCACGCAGAGTTCGTATGCAATGATTATCGTACAATCTTATTGCCTGATCAATTCCCGTACCCAGGTCGCATATCTGCCACATGGTGATGAAAGTGTTCAAACTTGTCTTATCCAGCTTGATAGCTTTATGCTTGTGGTAAGCATCGGTAAAGTTAAACCGGGAAATTTGTGACTTGACCTCGGGACAGATTGTGATTGCTGGGAAAGGAATGTCGCTAACATCTGAAGCCTTGGTAGCAAAGGAGACGATTCCCGGGCTGTTGTCCCATTTCACGTAGAGTGCGCGTATCATCCAACCGCAGGAGTAGAATGAAAGTAGAAGTACAATTATCCACCAAAATCTGGAATGATTGTTTTGATTAGCAATAGGTATCTTTGAAATTTGTCGAAACTAGATGCACCTCCCAAAAAGGGACTGACGAATGTCGAAGAAAAACCTCAAGCCATGTATGGAACTGTTATCAAAGTAttcttttaaatactttttaaatcTCGCAATCGCTGACATTTCTTAAAGATTTAAACTCAATTTTGTTGTGTTCAACATATTGTATATGAAACATatagaaatgataaaaaaaacataacttga
Protein-coding sequences here:
- the LOC6039648 gene encoding pickpocket protein 28, translating into MYGGKQVKLHSYWQDAKVLARDFCRESSIHGFKYLMGSHRALIEKIWWFAVTCISLYGCGSLIHNVYQKWQMDPVIVSFATKPVPVFRIPFPSVTICPEIKVKMDRLNFTQIYNEVIEGTLKEQMDGERVGKLLAMLQVCDFVLYEVFTNETFDDDCVRLLQQMKIPQNELFLYCQWRDENVNCSEKFRPTLTEKGICYTFNSLSEDDLLRKEGLHNEYPYLAETRPIVNWTLDEGYSPDATRGVYPQRVLGSGISAGLNVMIKANLSDMDYLCSNTFQGFQVLLHTPHEYPQLSQRHFRVPLNQQVVVSVTPDIVTTSEDVKAYQPHRRQCYFDNERYLRFFRIYSQKNCELECLTNYTLEQCGCVKFSMPRPADARICGLSKIRCYKRAAVDILLSNAKMIVNKSKISKDKCDCLPACSTLRYHSELSQSDFQWTKMIPVAKAYRTELQGVQLANLVVLFRDAGFIPVVRRELYGSTDLLANCGGLLGLFMGISILSLVEILYYCSIKPLVIWWKGMNLTPVKQITPIAEYKNPFASKILHAGYKSDVVGKFYLK
- the LOC6039646 gene encoding LOW QUALITY PROTEIN: pickpocket protein 28 (The sequence of the model RefSeq protein was modified relative to this genomic sequence to represent the inferred CDS: inserted 2 bases in 2 codons), which encodes MYGDKSSVRSAAKPRDWWTYIKLLLKEFCRESSIHGFKYIVGSNRALIEKTWWLVVSCLSLYGCGNLIHNIFNKWQLDPVIVSFATKQVPIYKIPFPSVTICPEIKVKMSQLNFTQAYYDAIAGSLTEQSDPERIGKLLAMMQVCDFSMYDVFTNETYDDDCIKMLKLMKLQQEEIFVVCQWRGEAVNCTEKFRPTLTAKGICYTFNSLSAEDMMRTEQLNTEYRYVTETRNILNWSLDRGYTPESTRGVYPQRVLGAGIGGGLNVLIKANVSDMDNLCSNTFXGFRVMLHMPVEYPELNLRSFRMPLDQEVVVSVIPEVVKTSPEVKSYTPERRQCYYSNERYLRFFRMYSLENCQMECLTNYTIQRCGCVKYSMPRPPDVRICGLTKVKCYKRAATEMLMSRAKMIKLEKPHYKDSCDCLASCTTVRYHIELSQSNFNWKQLLPVAKEFGKSLDGVQISSLVIMFRTEGFIPVVRXELYGTTDLLANAGGLLGLFMGISILSLVEILYFCSIKPLLMWWRGDIGVKQVCSVISYNNQEGFTEREKFASYNMDKFYVQ
- the LOC119767242 gene encoding pickpocket protein 28-like, whose product is MYGEKSSDWWNRCKLLVREFCRESSIHGCKYIVGANRALIEKTWWLIVSGISLYGCGSLIHNVYEKWQSDPVIVSFASKQVPIFKIPFPSVTICPENKVKMTHINISQSYYDAIEGNLTERSDPERFRKLLAMLQVCDFMMYEIIKNETYDDECIKWLQRMKTPLDEIFITCQWRSEDVNCTEKFRPTLTAKGMCYTFNSLSAEDMLRTSELNSEYQYLAETRRITNWTLDRGYSLGSTQGVYPQRVLGAGVGGGLHVLIKANISDMDYQCSNTFQGFRVMLHTPIEYPELNLRSFRVPLDQEVVVSVIPEVVETSAEVKDYSPEGRQCYYANERHLRFFRVYSLENCQMECLTNYTIERCGCVKYSMPRPPDVRICGLTKVKCYQRAVVEMLKSKANMVKFENPRFKDSCNCLASCTTIQYNVELSQSNFNWHKLLPATKRFLQGVEGTQVSSLLVMFRTEGFIPVVRRELYGTTDLLANAGGLLGLFMGISILSLVEILYYCSIKPLVLWWKELNKVVTVKQVTPIVGGAKPSVVRMFYMK
- the LOC119767213 gene encoding pickpocket protein 28-like, which encodes MVSCINHKASRGYKRHLGLINANYHLDTPAIMYVSRATKFEPKLTPAEKGRNYLHESKQLAEEFCNNTSIHGVKYFVGSNRALIEKVWWIIVFLLCLYGCGTLIQTVYIKWDREPVIVTFAQKPTPVFQIPFPAVTICPETKVKAREFNFTRAYHLSMHPLFRKTLSDDELEKLLAMLQVCEFAFVEQFPNQTYDDNCVKLLKSMAIPQHEMFLACNWRAESFNCSSEFTLTLTDVGFCYTFNSLSGEDMLRKDQLHADFRYLEEARSSSSWSLHDGYLPGTEIDTYPRRVLGAGIKAGVSALLKANDSDLDYLCGNSFQGFKVLLHMPNEYPLLLNQHFRVPLNQEVAVSVTPRMIETSESIDSYKPSRRQCFFNHERYLKFFRTYSQTNCELECLANFTLERCGCVKFSMPRVSGVHICGIGKEVCYEQATIELLEMEVKYRENPDVPYQDDCNCLPSCTSVQYNTEISQASFEWKKLLPVVRSFGDEVKGVQLSHLIVFFKDAQFIPVMRSELFGLTDFLANCGGLLGLFMGVSILSLVEIFYYCVIKPLIMWSKSQKNKGNSVQVLMVDGQKPVIKDQINIWQPDGRISTKY
- the LOC6039644 gene encoding pickpocket protein 28; protein product: MIRALYVKWDNSPGIVSFATKASDVSDIPFPAITICPEVKSQISRFNFTDAYHKHKAIKLDKTSLNTFITMWQICDLGTGIDQSCIQGYKIQLHTPTDYPSLSNYIQVPLDQEVSVEVIPHLALTTDSIRHYNPKRRNCFFQEERKLRFFSVYSQANCELECLSNYTVKLCGCTRFSMPRARLVPVCGVGAMRCYQMAEYSLLRMDIYGDRLTFKDGCQCMPACSTLQYDAEISQADFDWHHMKQFELDRMERIHLSYLIVYFKEPEFIAIKRSELYGDTEFLANCGGLLGLFLGVSLLSFAEILYYCTLKPFVLWWNWRRSR